The following is a genomic window from Desulfosoma caldarium.
CTTTTCGGGCCGGCAAACCTTAAGGCCCCATGAGCCGGCGGTAAAAATCTTCAGGCGATCCAATACTGCCCGCTTGAGAATACACGACGGAGCGCTTGCCGTCGGGTCCTCTCCGGACGGCGATGAAATACGGAGTGCGCACCTGTCCCAAGGTTTTGTGCACGCTGTAGTCTCCATCGGCAATCAGGGGAAAAGGCACTTTATATTTCTTGGCAAAAACATCCACTTCAAACGCCGTGTTGCCCGCCCCGATGCCGAGAATCTTCACGGTCTTGCCCGGCCGGTTTTTTTTCTGAGCCAGTTCGTAAAAGGCGTTCACCACCGGCGCTTCCCTTTGACAGTACGGGCAATACATGCTGAAGATTTCCACCACCACCAGATCGGCATCCACTTGGTCCACGGTAAAGGTTTGGGCTTCGCCGAGACCAAGATAGTCCCGCATGGCCGGATCCTTGGGCGCTTCCAGTGCGATGGAGGGGAAGGTGCCGCCCACATCGGGCAAACCCGATTCGGCATGAGCCCACCCCGCCCATGCCAGGCACGCTCCAAAAAGGAGAAGAACAAAAAGTTTCGCAGGAAAAGTCTTAAGCCGCCTCATGCATTCACCTCCTGGTCGACTGGAGCGACCCCATGCGCTCAAGCCACTCCATCTCCCGAAGCCCCTTGGATTGGAACCAACGCCCATTGTCAAACACACTATAGTCAGCCCCCATCATGGCTGATGAAAAGCGAATGGAATTGGCGAAAAAGAACCATTGTTCCACCCATCTCTTTTCCAGAGGTTCGTCAAAGGGATTGTCCGGAAGGCCTCTGGAGCGCTTCTCTTTCCACGACTGAACCATGATGTCCGTGGCCGTTTTGGTCATGCGGTTGGTTTCTTCAATGGTTTTTTCAAAACGTTGCCAATGCCCGTGAACCCATTGGGTTCCATGACAAGCAGAACACACCGCCTGCATGGTGGCGCGCCGCCTGTCCTGTTCGTCCGCATCGATGAGGGCACGGGACACCCAGGAGCCGTCTAGTTCCGTGGGCAAGGCCAGGCCTTTGGCATTTTTGATGGTGTGCACCCGGGCTTCTCGAGGATGGGGATGGGCATAGATGAGGCCGAATATGCGCCAAGGAAGCCGATCGTTCATGGCATGGGAACGTTTGGCCACCACGTTCTTGGCCTCATCCACCAGCAAACTCACATGGCACGTGGCACAAGTCGGCGCCTTCATATCCTTGCCCACCACCCACGGCACGTTGGAAAAATTCCATTGCCCTTTGAGCGCACCGTAAAGGTTGCCGTGCTTGCTCACACTGTAGATCTTGTAGGCGGGAACATCGGGCCCCTTGTGGCACTGGCTGCATGTTTCCGGCTTTCGAGCCACTTCAATGGAAAAGCTATGGCGTGCATGGCAGGACGCACACGAACCGTTGGATCCATCGGGATTTCGGCGACCGACCCCCACATTGGGCCAGCCGGAAAGCACGACAAAATCCATCGTGTCGAAGTCCGTGTCCCGGGAAACAGTGCCCTGAACTCGAACATCTGTGCCGTGGCAATTGAGGCACGAGTCCTCATTGGTATGAGCCATGGGGGGCAGGGTTTGAAGGGACGTTCCCTCAAGAGTCTGAAGGCCGTTGATGGCTTGAATCAATTGACCATACAAAGGATTTTTCATCAGGTTGTCGTGGGCATGGGCCATGAGGTTGCGCTGATACTGCACCGCTTCTTCCTGATGGCAGGTGCGGCAATCCTCCGGGCTCACCACCACGTACATGCTGTAGCCGTTGTGCTCCACGGTGTCCTTGTGCGCTTCGGCGCGCACGGTATGGCATTCGGCACACCCCACACTGTGACTTTTGAGACCCTGCGGCACTTCCGAGGCACTCACTTTGCGAGAAAGGGGCTCTACGGCCATGGCCTCGGCAGGCGTCACTTGCGCGTGGCGGCTTTGTTGCCAGTCGGAAACAATGCCCGGCGTGGCTTGGATGTGACATGACAAACAGTCTTGGGTTTCGGCGCTGTGCGGCGCGGCATGAAGCCGTCCCGGCAATCCCTCGCCGTAAAACAGCGCGCCGAGAACTATGAATAGAACAAAGGGGCGACCTTTCTTCACCTCGGCACCTCCTCGCTCATCCCAAAGCCACATCGAGGATCATCATGGAGACAAAACCCAGCAAGCACGCCATGGTGACCACATCCGTGTGACCACCCCTTTGCGCTTCCGGGATCACTTCTTCCACCACCACATAGATCATGGCCCCCGCAGCAAAACTTAAGGCATAGGGAAGCAACGCCAGGAAAGTGGCCGCCATGGCGGCTCCAAACACCGCCGCCACCGGTTCCACCGCCCCGGACAATTGCCCGTACCAGAAACTCTGCAAACGCCCTAGACCTTCGCGCCGAAGGGGAACGGAAACCGCCGTGCCTTCCGGTAGATTCTGCAACCCGATGCCCAAAGCCAAAGCTACGGCGCCCGAAACGGTCGCTTCAGGAATATGGGCGGACGCGGCCCCGAACGCCACGCCCACGGCTAGGCCTTCCGGAATGTTATGGATCGTGATGGCCAAAACCAGCAAAATGCTGCGCCGCCATCGCGTAGGCCAACCCTCGGCTTCGGTCGTTGGAAAACCCAAGTGCACATGGGGCAACACCGCATCGATCCCGCGAAGGAAAAGGCCTCCCGCTAAAAAACCCGCGGCGGCGGGCATCCACGGCAGGGACGCCTCTTGCGAAAGCTTCAACGCCGGCTCCAAAAGAGACCAATAACTGGCGGCCATCATGACCCCTGCCGCATAACCCAGCATGGCATCCAGAAACCTCTGGGAAAAAGACCGGCGCCAGAAAACGGCAGAAGCCCCAAGAGCCGTCATGAACCAGGTAAAAAGGGTCGCCGCCAGGGCCTGAGCCACCGAGGAGCGGGCATGAAAGGTGTCCCAAAGGTTTTCCACAATCAGGCTATTTCCCATTAAAGCGTCGTCCACGGGCGGGTTTGAGACGCCGAGAAAACCCGGATCGCCGCCACACTGTGGTGCAGCGGGCACCACGCCGACAGCAGGTGAGGCTCCCACACTCGCCGTGTCGCGGCTTGCGCCGCTCCTTCATCAAGCCATTTTCTCTGGGGGAATGCCGCACGGCTCGATGCGAGATTCCAAAAGCCTAAGATTTGCGGTCCCTTCCGCCTCTACGTTTTTGAGGGCGCGGGCAAACACCCCTCGCGGGATTTCATCTCCCGCTTTTCGCAGGCAGGCATAGACGTGTGCGCTCATGCTGGTGAATTCAGCGTGGTGGCCGGCAACCCCCAAGGGACAGCCCTCTGCCTACGTGACGGCTCCGGCACCGTCCAAGCGCGCTCGGCTCTTTTCCATAAACCATCCCTGAGGATCCGTGTAATAGAATCGCAAATCCTGAAGCACTCTATGATGTTCTCGCTCCTCGGCCGACAGGCGCCTCAGGAACTCCTTCTGGAAGGGATCCGTCAGCTGCTGCATCTCTTCTTCAAACAGTCGAATGCACGCCTCTTCCAGTTGAATGCCGGCATCCAGAGCCTTGATTTCGTCCGTACACGCCTCGGGCAGCTTGTCGTGATCCAAGGAGATCCTATGGGCTAGGCGCTGAAAGAGGTTCTGCTCTGAAGGCTCATACCGACACGCAGCCGTCCAGTCCTTTCCTGCCTGCAGCTCTTCGTTGATTCGCGACAAGGCCTTTTCGTGTTCCTGCTCCGCTTCGTACAGGATACGAAACGTCTCCCGCCCTACAGCGTCTTCACAGGACGCCATGGCCTCCTGGTATAGCTTTTCTTTTTTTCCCTTAAGTTCCAAGGCCTTGCACAGAAGATTGACCAGCGAGGTTCCTGCCGGTTCCATCGGTTTTTCTCCTTGAATCCCTTGTGGTGGACGGTTTGTGGCCCTCAGATGCCCCAGGATGCCGCTTCACCTGTTTTGTCGAACCCTGCGCCCATTCGTCGGCAACCTGCAGGCTTTCCTACACCCAAGCTGATGGCCGCACAATCCGGTAGCACGCCGGCAGAAAAGCTCCTCGGCCTTTCTGCCGGCTTTTTCATGGAGGTTTCGAGCGCTGCCCGGCCGTGAATTTAGGGCGCTGCACCCCTATTTGACGGCGGGGGCCACCAAGGTCGTTCCCGGAGGCAGGGTAAAAACCCTTTGGCCCAGCTCTTTGTCCAGCATGAAAAGGCCGCCCTGGGCTTCGCCCATGAGCTTCATTTGCTGGACGATCTCACCGACACTGGCCTCCTCTTCCACCTGCTCGGAAACGAACCACTGCAGAAAATTGTTGGTGGCATGATCTCTTTCCGCAATGGCCAGATCCACCAGCTGATGAATGAGGCCCGTGACCTTGTTCTCGTGCTCGGCGACGTGTTCAAACATGGCCAAAGGAGAATCCCAACGGCTCGGCGGCGCTTCGACGGCCCTCAAGAGCACTCGTCCGCCACGTTCGGTGACAAAGTCGTAGAATTTCACCGCATGAGACAACTCTTCCAGGGCCTGAGCTTCCATCCAGCGGGCACAGCCGTTGAGGCCCACCTCACGACAATAAGCCGCCATGGCCAAGTACAGGTACGAGGAATACAGTTCAGCGTTGATCTGGTCGTTCAATGCTGTGGCCATCTTTTCACTCAACATACCCTCTTACCCCTTCCACAGACCGTGAAGGTTGCAGTACTCGCGCGCGTAGACATTTTGCGCCTGCACACAAAAAGTGGCTTCGGGAGCGTCCCCGGGCTTCAGGAAGTGAAAGTAGGAAATATCATCGGCAACAAGCTCGATCCATTGAATGTAGTGTTTTTCTTCCATGGGATGGGCCACGCTGCCCACCTTGACCTTGTAGCCGTCGGCCGTCTTTTCCACCACCGGCACATGCTTTTCTTTGGCTGCGTCCACAACGCCTTCCTTTTGCAGGACCATGGGCTGGCCGCAGCAGACTAATTCGCCCTGGCCTCCCCAAAGCACTTCCACGATGTTTCCACAGACGTCGCACTTGTACACTTGTCGTCTTTCCGCCATTGGTTCATTCCTCCTTGTGTGGGTTGATTCATGAGTTTTCTTGCGCGGCTGGAACAGGCACGCCCCGTGGTCAGACATGGCGTGCCGAAAGCTCGCCGCTGCACGGCATCACCTCGGCACACCATGACGCATCGCCAAAACTTTTCAGTTTTCGCCGCAGCGCAGCATGCTTGTCTTCACCCAGAAGGTCCCCCACGCCGTCACGCCTTGACGGCCTTCAGGACCGCATCGTAGTCGGGTTCTTCGCTCGTCTCTTTAACCAATTGAACGTGCTTGATGACGCCGTCTTTTCCAACCACAAAGACGGCTCGCGCCAGAAGGCGTAATTCCTTGATGAGTACACCGTAAGCCTGCCCAAAGGAAGCGTTTCGATGATCAGAAAGCGTGAGGACCCGCGTCACACCCGCCGCACCGCACCAGCGCTTTTGGGCAAAGGGCAGGTCCATGCTGACGGTCAGCACGACAACGTCTTCACCCAACTTTTCCGCTTCCTGATTAAAACGCCGGGTTTCCATATCGCATACCGGCGTATCCAGGGATGGCACGGAAGACAAGATGACCGTCTTTCCCTTGAACTGGGAGAGGCGCACGGGTTGAAGATCATTGTTGAGGGCTTCGAAATCAGGAGCCGTATCTCCTACGGATATGACGGGCCCCACGAGGGTCAAGGGGGAGCCTTTCATGGTGACGGCGCCGGGTCTTTCTTGCATAAGCATTCTCCTTCGTGAGGTCATGGGGTCAACGAACTCGTCACGGATTGCCGTGATCCACCATGGAGCCTTGTTTTGCGTGTAACTTTAAGCGTCCCCTTGAGCATCGTCAACTGTTGCCCCTTTTTTTCACAGCCCTTTCACGGGTTCCAGGATGACTCGAACGTCGGCCACCGTGGCTCCCGAACCCTTTGGATGAACCAGGACCGGGTTCATGTCCAATTCCTTGATTTCGGGATGATCCAAAACCAAATTGGAAAGGCTGACGAGATAGCGCTCCAAAACTCCTGTGTCTGCCTCGGGGCGCCCGCGCACCCCCTTCAAGAGGTCGTAGCCTCGAATGCCTCGAATCATGCGCCGCGCTTCATTGCGGCCGATGGGGGCCATGCGAAACTCCACATCCTTGAACACTTCCACAAAAATGCCCCCAAGGCCG
Proteins encoded in this region:
- a CDS encoding desulfoferrodoxin, translated to MAERRQVYKCDVCGNIVEVLWGGQGELVCCGQPMVLQKEGVVDAAKEKHVPVVEKTADGYKVKVGSVAHPMEEKHYIQWIELVADDISYFHFLKPGDAPEATFCVQAQNVYAREYCNLHGLWKG
- a CDS encoding peroxiredoxin family protein, whose amino-acid sequence is MRRLKTFPAKLFVLLLFGACLAWAGWAHAESGLPDVGGTFPSIALEAPKDPAMRDYLGLGEAQTFTVDQVDADLVVVEIFSMYCPYCQREAPVVNAFYELAQKKNRPGKTVKILGIGAGNTAFEVDVFAKKYKVPFPLIADGDYSVHKTLGQVRTPYFIAVRRGPDGKRSVVYSQAGSIGSPEDFYRRLMGP
- a CDS encoding multiheme c-type cytochrome, which encodes MKKGRPFVLFIVLGALFYGEGLPGRLHAAPHSAETQDCLSCHIQATPGIVSDWQQSRHAQVTPAEAMAVEPLSRKVSASEVPQGLKSHSVGCAECHTVRAEAHKDTVEHNGYSMYVVVSPEDCRTCHQEEAVQYQRNLMAHAHDNLMKNPLYGQLIQAINGLQTLEGTSLQTLPPMAHTNEDSCLNCHGTDVRVQGTVSRDTDFDTMDFVVLSGWPNVGVGRRNPDGSNGSCASCHARHSFSIEVARKPETCSQCHKGPDVPAYKIYSVSKHGNLYGALKGQWNFSNVPWVVGKDMKAPTCATCHVSLLVDEAKNVVAKRSHAMNDRLPWRIFGLIYAHPHPREARVHTIKNAKGLALPTELDGSWVSRALIDADEQDRRRATMQAVCSACHGTQWVHGHWQRFEKTIEETNRMTKTATDIMVQSWKEKRSRGLPDNPFDEPLEKRWVEQWFFFANSIRFSSAMMGADYSVFDNGRWFQSKGLREMEWLERMGSLQSTRR
- the tpx gene encoding thiol peroxidase: MQERPGAVTMKGSPLTLVGPVISVGDTAPDFEALNNDLQPVRLSQFKGKTVILSSVPSLDTPVCDMETRRFNQEAEKLGEDVVVLTVSMDLPFAQKRWCGAAGVTRVLTLSDHRNASFGQAYGVLIKELRLLARAVFVVGKDGVIKHVQLVKETSEEPDYDAVLKAVKA
- a CDS encoding ferritin family protein, which produces MEPAGTSLVNLLCKALELKGKKEKLYQEAMASCEDAVGRETFRILYEAEQEHEKALSRINEELQAGKDWTAACRYEPSEQNLFQRLAHRISLDHDKLPEACTDEIKALDAGIQLEEACIRLFEEEMQQLTDPFQKEFLRRLSAEEREHHRVLQDLRFYYTDPQGWFMEKSRARLDGAGAVT
- a CDS encoding ferritin, which encodes MLSEKMATALNDQINAELYSSYLYLAMAAYCREVGLNGCARWMEAQALEELSHAVKFYDFVTERGGRVLLRAVEAPPSRWDSPLAMFEHVAEHENKVTGLIHQLVDLAIAERDHATNNFLQWFVSEQVEEEASVGEIVQQMKLMGEAQGGLFMLDKELGQRVFTLPPGTTLVAPAVK
- a CDS encoding ZIP family metal transporter, encoding MGNSLIVENLWDTFHARSSVAQALAATLFTWFMTALGASAVFWRRSFSQRFLDAMLGYAAGVMMAASYWSLLEPALKLSQEASLPWMPAAAGFLAGGLFLRGIDAVLPHVHLGFPTTEAEGWPTRWRRSILLVLAITIHNIPEGLAVGVAFGAASAHIPEATVSGAVALALGIGLQNLPEGTAVSVPLRREGLGRLQSFWYGQLSGAVEPVAAVFGAAMAATFLALLPYALSFAAGAMIYVVVEEVIPEAQRGGHTDVVTMACLLGFVSMMILDVALG